Genomic window (Hylaeus volcanicus isolate JK05 unplaced genomic scaffold, UHH_iyHylVolc1.0_haploid 29383, whole genome shotgun sequence):
tttttcttatcattatttcgtatattcttttccgttatttgtataattatttatataacattatttaataatatatagtaattaataatttaaaatatattttttttctttttttttctttatatatatacttcaAACGTCActaaagttgaaaaaaaaaatatttatacatatcaGTCAGTTATGTAATAAGCGTTCGATGAAAAGGTACACCCTTATTACACAAAACAGCCTCTTGAGACTGTTTCGTGTCTGGCAAAGGGGGTGTTACATCCGCTCctgccggtgtcccttttcatcgacctcgcattgcgaatagttaagatcagatacttttaggaatgcgctTGACGTACGATtcggaaaccgtttctcgggaaccgaatcgtgggatctgcgaatcagcgaaatagGCGTCAGCACTCAACGCCAGCACATCCGCTGAACTTGGGACCCCTCTCGATTTCAACGGATGCAAAAACGAAGGTTCTCGAACGCGGCACGTGCCATGCGAGGATCAGCTAgtatataaacccgtggacACGCCCCACGGTGGctcttttttattccgctgtcagtacgttctcatcgtggtgattaccgaaatcgtgtagtcgcggacaggttaacttcacgcgttgtcgttacctacgaaagtccgacgtatAATCGGTTAAGATCACATCGAACCTTTATCATCAATCGAACACCCACTCAGCGTCGCGCTTTGGTCatcaaatactaaattattgtagtcacggatagagtactcgtacgcgcgccgcgtcgttaccgaggaaagtccgttgttaattagtagagacccgtgtcgcgagtgatagTTGCCGACAAACAGATCCTTGCAACAGCACAGCCCTAGGATCACAACAGATAGCTGGTACAACCAAACTGTAAGACCGACATGCGGTAACGTacctacataattgtatacttgatttcccaaaaccgatattgtaatataaactcgttatcttgtaacaatacatatttatatgctaaaccttgaaaacaatcattgcaatcccgaattgctctttcccgttagcgaatacagttaaggtgagctttagctctttaattgaagacgaagatcccaagaaagactcacagataagctgggacgtaacagTGGAGACATAGCAATACTTTGTGTATAGTGAAAACTGAATTATACTCGTAAATTGTATGATGATTTGGATATTTGGACGCCTAGACAAAacgacaaataaaaaagtataaacAAGTTATGATACTTGTTATGATAAAACTGTAGGTCTATAGTAGCTGTTctttcatttacaaatatatttagacaTTTACATAATGGTAGAGTGATAACGTGTTTACTGCACAAAAGGTAAAAGATGCAATGGAATAAATCACAGTACGTTTTTTCGTATTCGTTACATGTCGAGAATTGCCTTTACTTCGAACGAACTTGAGGTTAATTACGATCTCAAGACAGTTGCCGATAAATCTtgtaagtaataaaattacaaaattaaccaGCTGTTTTATTACAActtaattcttaaatataacGGTCACGCATACTTTGTCTTTGTTATCGCATACTTTTCACGACACGTTTTAGGTAgacacatttaaaaaaaagtcgcGACGGTTAACtgattaaaatgtttcattcacAGTGGACAGGTTCTTTTGCTGAAAACAGTGAACAGATAAAAACGAATCGCGATCGTTATCAGCAAAGTTGGATTAATAACAGCATACCAATGAACAATAATCTAGTTGAACGACTTTCACCTATccgtttgattaaaaatttgtcagcaatttttcttttctgtttaagaaagacgaaaatatacttgtaaattgtaagatgttttaaatatttagaggcctataaaatagtataattGCGAACAAACaggagaataaaaataattattacgaaaAAACTGTATAGAGTATAAACAAGGTAGTTGTTCTTTTCGTTGTAAATGCTCATATGTACATTGATAATGATGAAACGATAGTGTATTCACATAACAAAGGAGAAAAGATAGTAAAATGCGATACAGTCAATTGCTAAACATGTTTACGCATTCATATTTTTCGGCGATAATCGCCTTTAACACGAATGAACttaaacaagttattttaaaacaaatctCTTGTTTACGCGTTATTTACATCAGGACAGTTACTGAAAAGCTTACTCCTGTaagtaatacaattaaaaaatacaacctccatttcattaaaacttCATTCTGTACTATAACACATACGCACATTTTCtgtttgacatttttcaaggAAGTCGCGATACTTAACTGGTTAAACGACGCACAGTTTGTAAAGTTCGCAATTCTGTAAATAGACGTCATCCACGTCAAATGACATAACCGAACTAACAGAATCTCCACAATCGATCGCAACGTCTCCATAAGATCAGTTGTAACAATCAAGCCGCGAACGTGTGGTCGACGAAGTGTTGATTGCTTTAAAAGTTCAAAGAATTTAGTCAATATTGTATAGTGAAATAAAGATAAGCATAaggtaaaattcaattttttctttcgtgtACATACGCATATTTCTGACCTAAGAAATGCTAAACCAGAGTCATCAAAATTGTAtcacttcaaatatttcatgttttatttcCTATCTGCTACTAATTTTTGTGCAAAATTGATACTggaaattttagtttcattttggGCGGGTTAGACCAGCACTGAGGTgtcaaaatataaaagcacGTTGAACTtctattttgatgaaattgtAACTGACATGTAATTTTTACTCTTACATAAAGACTCAGAATACTATGATACAATTTGTATGAAACTTCTTGATTCTCTAGTGACCAAGTAGAGACAGTGTCGTATCTAGCACAATGTACCTAGAAACAgtgttaatttttcatttaatgcCGGTACCCAACGacgattatttgaaatttgtcaataGTTCGCCACTCGCGCGTCTTTGAATTTGGTTTTTAGTAGTAGTCGGCAAATGTTGTGGTAGTCACATGCGGTTAAGTTGTAACTATCGTATTGGAAATATCCCGCTGCCAGTGTTACTCTATTTATGTGAGAATCTATTGAAGATTTTTAAACGACTTCTGTGACGCGTTCCTCCTTATTCATTGACGAGTAATTATtgcattatttgtttattgctGTAAACATAACCAATAGGCTGTACAATCTTAATTTAACGTAGTACTAAGGAACATATACACATGGTGTACCGTAGAACATGTTTCAAGGTATATGTAACTTTtgtatgcatatatgtataacgaaAACATCTAAAGCTCTGAGAAGAAAGCACAACAATTTCTTCACCTTCGTCCGAGAACAATATAGTTCTACTAGTCAATACGATCAATAAAGACAATGCAGATGAAGACTGCGTTTTTCGCTATTAATCATATAAAGAAGATTACAGTACAAATAGTGGATTAGATGCAACTTTGGAAATGTTGAACCCATGAACTCTGTGCACGATTAGacaaaaaggaataaaaagtCTATATGTGTAATTCTTGTAAACAAAAgtctattattaaaattacgatttttgtttattttttcatttatataaataatctatttttgcatattttaataacagttCTTTAATCATCTTGACACACTAAAATCTTCTCATGTGTAGTCTTCTATCAATCagtgttattatttcaaaagaaatcaTAACTGTTCCAAGGTACTGGATATGATGTCCCTAGGTACATTAACATGTTGTATCATGGAACGTTTGTAAGCActttactgtatttattttatccagCTACCGTACTCGAATTTACTTAAGTAGCAGTGTGAATTGATAGCAAACATTCCGCTGTTCCTAAAAGCTCTTTACATTCATAaggaagtttatttattttaaccttgcaagcatttttttaaaatgtatttcctGGTATAACACTCtccatattttaattaacacctACATGTTAATTTTGTAGAATATACATTGAGGAGGAGCTGATGCTGAccgaaaacattttattacgatTACATACTTTAAATAACAGTAAATATCATCAAGAACACATAAAATTCGACGACTATTTGAGGAATTACATTCTTATTGGCAAGAAAAATGACGCTGATGGACATATGCACAATTAGTATCcatttcttgtactttttccTCCGTCCTATATTTGCCCTCATTTTCCTTAGGAAACGACCAAAAATTCCACCAATCAAAAATCAATTGCTACTTGATAGTGCAACAACATTAGCCAAAAAGATTAAATCCGGAGAAGTAAGTATACATTTCTGACTAACAGAAATTTACAGAGAAGTTACAGAGGATACCATTTAATACCATATCATGTTTGATTGACGTGAATCTTCTTGTCACTCACAATTCGAGGTTCCTGATTAGTGCAAGTACCTACCCCTAAAATGTTAAGCTATACGAATGTCAAGTTTCCACTTCTCTCCGAATCTGGTGTCGTGAATAGGCGTATCCGttcgaaaaaatcgaattGACCTTAGAATGACCCCTAAAATTGACCCCGAGGTAAAGCTCAAATCACCTTATGGTCCCTTTTAATCTCTACAACCTTTACCCGAGTCATCCCTTCTGATCACatatttgttcgaaaaatTCCATGGTTTCAACACCTTTGACCTCAAAATGATCTCTAGGGGTCACGGTGACCTCCGAAACGAGACTATATTTGAACGTCAGGTTTCCCGCTCTTTCCGAATCTGGCCTCAAAAATAAGGGTTTctacttgaaaaatgaaagtcgCCCTTCTAGTGACCTTCAAGGTTATAGACAAGgaccaatttcaaattataagaaaacaaatttgttttaaccTCAACGTTGGTGTCGAGTCATTTTTCCCAATAATGCATAGATTCTAAGATATGGGATGGGTCCGATACTTTTTGAAAaccctgtatataattaaCAAGCAGTGAACGTTTCTCAGTACCTAATGAGGTACTAAGCAATGCAAAGATACTTAgttatgtaatataataaggaaataacttgtttaaaagtacaaagatttaatttataataataaaaacacaatATCTGAAACGTTATAAAAGTAACTCAATGTCCAATAAGAATAATAGTCACTATTCATAtaagaattaaacaaacacattggcacttttaaaatagtgtaCTTGTGATGCTATAAGTATACCAGTAGCTGCGTCGGATGGAGAAAAAAGTTTTACTTACCTTACAGTAATTTACATGTTTTAACATAATTGCTCCACTTACAGGTTTCTAGCCAGACGATAGTGGAAGCATACATTGAGCGAATTAAAGAAGTGAATCCATTTATAAACGTGGTAGTAGATGATCGATTCGTAGAAGCAGTGAACGACGCGAAAATATGCGACGCAAAGCTGAAATCAGGCGAAGTTACCGCCATTATgctggaaaatgaaaaaccgctttttggAATACCATTTACCGTCAAGGAATCCTGTTCCGTTGCAGGTAAGAAGCTTCCACTAGAATCTATTTAAAGCAAACCTGAGTATGACTTGCATggcattattttttatttatgataccGCAAGATGCATActtaaatgtatgtatatgagTGCATATCTTACTTTCAATAAACATAATGAACGATTCTCCTTACTTAGTAACTACTCACACTTTTGTTACATAACGCGATTGCTATAGACGAGAGTGTAATAAGACTCCTTGTATATCGTATTTAGTATTCTCTAGGAGACAGGAGGTAAACAAGACAAAGAGTTCTAAAAATATACCGAGAACGGAAAAAGAAGCTTCATgacaaatatacattatacattcattagaaatgaaaaagtgaacaaatctattaagaaaaatgtttcatggtaaatgcataataaaataactaaaaatgaaaaaactaatttaataaatttcttctttgttagaagagagaagaaaaatttactcAACTGTtttacgaaacatttaattctttttataatattatcacaaatattttacaatttctataaattattaattacataaagGGACTACCAAAAATGCTTCGACACCATTTTCTAGGTATTTCCGTtagtgcaattaaaaaatgtttttaacaaaTGTTCACCAGTATTCAGTGAGCTACATGTTcgcatattattatatctgaAAAAATGCTTACTTCGAATGAAAAGTATGTGACGAACCGCGCGTGGGCAGTCGGGAAAGCCGCCATTCAACATGCTCGGTCGCACAATTTCCACGGACGattctttttatgaaatttgggCGCCAGTGCCAAGTGCACGTGTCCGCTACCTTCGTCCTTCCGGCTGCTCTAGAGGAGAGCGAAACTCAGAGGAGGTCGAAAGGAAGGAAATAACTTTGATCCGCGTACGTTTAATTGAACTTTTATTCACTCGAAAGCTACGAGGGGAATTCCGCGAAACACACACCGTCGAGGAAAAGGGTGTGGCGACTAATCGCCGACTATGCGCCGAAGAGGAGACGCGGCACGAAAAGCCGGCGCGACTTACTCTATGAGGGCATCGCAAACAGATATTCCGCCCTAGAATGAAAAtcaaacgaaaaagaagataaCGCCGGTAATTAACGGTCTTGC
Coding sequences:
- the LOC128882163 gene encoding fatty-acid amide hydrolase 2-A-like, giving the protein MTLMDICTISIHFLYFFLRPIFALIFLRKRPKIPPIKNQLLLDSATTLAKKIKSGEVSSQTIVEAYIERIKEVNPFINVVVDDRFVEAVNDAKICDAKLKSGEVTAIMLENEKPLFGIPFTVKESCSVAGKKRECNKTPCISYLVFSRRQEGALLGAGASILGIGSDMMGSIRIPSFFNGVFGHKPTPGIIPNNGHIPDYSQFSMFVQGPLARYAEDLILAVKVMSVDCDVPLHLDKPLDVKNLRIFYVENIKSFCGIRSTTSDVRQSIRKALRYLSGNGARVEHVIIKLTKN